One genomic region from Jiangella sp. DSM 45060 encodes:
- a CDS encoding helix-turn-helix transcriptional regulator produces MAVRIPMTAEALGRSRFGISPCAEVVGSLRALHRPSPGSPHLMRWRARALDAVPAEPLSLLAALTGSTVYVLDLLTPPPDAAVTSIDDEAAAIAATPPELTEYQLDIAFRGRAVPVEVAASVGGPARLEELRQPMPAVVAEALAGGAAAFTARVAGALRTYFERVLAPDWPRVLDVLTADVAYRGDRMAQHGALTLLDDFHPSVRWDDGAIVVRKPFDLVVDWPHDGLLLVPSTGIGDGVLLNAERPTAPSILYPARGLHALWPASAAAPGDLGELIGHTRATLLAALDVPRTTAELGRREALSAATVSYHLGILHRTGLVARRRTGRRVVYARTELAAALLG; encoded by the coding sequence GTGGCGGTCCGGATCCCGATGACGGCCGAGGCGCTGGGCCGGTCCCGGTTCGGCATCTCGCCGTGCGCCGAGGTCGTCGGCAGCCTGCGCGCGCTGCACCGTCCGTCGCCCGGCTCGCCGCACCTGATGCGCTGGCGGGCGCGCGCCCTCGACGCCGTACCGGCCGAGCCGCTGAGCCTGCTCGCCGCGCTGACCGGCAGCACCGTCTACGTCCTCGACCTGCTCACGCCGCCGCCGGACGCCGCGGTGACGAGCATCGACGACGAGGCGGCGGCCATCGCGGCGACGCCGCCGGAGCTGACCGAGTACCAGCTGGACATCGCGTTCCGCGGCCGCGCCGTCCCGGTGGAGGTGGCCGCCAGCGTCGGCGGGCCGGCCCGGCTGGAGGAACTGCGCCAGCCGATGCCGGCGGTCGTCGCCGAGGCGCTGGCCGGGGGAGCGGCGGCGTTCACGGCCCGGGTGGCCGGCGCCTTGCGCACGTACTTCGAGCGGGTGCTGGCGCCCGACTGGCCGCGGGTGCTGGACGTGCTCACCGCCGACGTCGCCTATCGCGGCGACCGGATGGCCCAGCACGGCGCGCTGACCCTGCTCGACGACTTCCACCCGTCGGTGCGCTGGGACGACGGCGCGATCGTGGTGCGCAAGCCGTTCGACCTGGTGGTCGACTGGCCGCACGACGGCCTGCTGCTGGTCCCGAGCACCGGGATCGGTGACGGCGTGCTGCTCAACGCGGAGCGGCCGACGGCGCCGTCGATCCTGTACCCGGCCCGCGGGCTGCACGCGCTGTGGCCGGCGTCGGCGGCGGCGCCGGGCGACCTCGGCGAGCTGATCGGGCACACCCGGGCCACCCTGCTGGCCGCGCTGGACGTCCCGCGGACCACCGCCGAGCTGGGCCGCCGCGAGGCGCTGTCGGCGGCGACGGTGTCGTACCACCTCGGCATCCTGCACCGCACCGGCCTGGTCGCGCGCCGCCGGACCGGGCGGCGTGTCGTCTACGCGCGCACCGAGCTCGCGGCGGCGTTGCTGGGGTAG
- a CDS encoding alpha/beta hydrolase: protein MLRRLRRTATMLAAAAPLLGLAPPAAAEVGPDDCVVEVPDGGECGVLTVPEYRAEPGGRTIELPYVRVRSEHPTAPPLVFMNGGPGSGSVQLAGYFAYGLGLRETRDVVVLEQRGGARATPSLECPGAAAAMADAFTSTDDPYDEFEPAAIAMRDCLDAFEAAGGDVRGYTVAETARDLRDLRLALGYDSWAAYGLSWSTQVMAELARVDPAGVDAVVLDSFSAPDRDFAATAYEGLELSLDRLGERSGGDFPDPYADLLAAADRLDADPVEVEGHNPVTAQPRTFRLTGDDLVTFVHAALYDVELLPVVPYLLDRLAGGHTGALSTLVDVGVEELTGHTLGQYWAMQCQDEVAYRRAGAGRASPLIEWLVADEVVCAELGLASPPLPPAPVAFTQPALVLAGAEDPVTPAPAADEASAGLADRRFLEFAGVGHAVLLNSACGRETIVAWLADPGRDVADLCDRATPAYAVVGAGDLHPTTRVAQAGLAAGDGDWLAVALPAAFALLCAGWLAAWLAPVVMGRGRGRGALVAGVAPLAGTVFLLAAGGVLWSAASTLPTRLVVGVPPALPWLGLLLLAGPVGVALGLRRASVRGRVLLGAAGLLWLAFAAWFVVIVLLPS, encoded by the coding sequence GTGCTGAGGCGGCTGCGGCGGACGGCGACGATGCTCGCGGCAGCCGCGCCGCTGCTCGGCCTGGCGCCGCCGGCCGCCGCCGAGGTGGGGCCGGACGACTGCGTGGTCGAGGTCCCCGACGGCGGCGAGTGCGGCGTCCTGACCGTGCCCGAGTACCGGGCCGAGCCGGGCGGGCGCACCATCGAGCTGCCGTACGTGCGGGTCCGGTCCGAGCACCCCACGGCGCCGCCGCTGGTGTTCATGAACGGCGGGCCCGGGTCCGGATCGGTGCAGCTGGCCGGGTACTTCGCCTACGGGCTGGGGCTTCGCGAGACCCGCGACGTCGTCGTGCTGGAGCAGCGCGGCGGCGCCCGCGCCACGCCGTCGCTGGAATGCCCGGGCGCGGCCGCCGCGATGGCCGACGCGTTCACCAGCACCGACGACCCGTACGACGAGTTCGAGCCGGCCGCCATCGCGATGCGCGACTGCCTGGACGCGTTCGAGGCCGCCGGCGGCGACGTGCGCGGCTACACCGTCGCCGAGACCGCCCGGGACCTGCGCGACCTGCGCCTGGCGCTCGGCTACGACAGCTGGGCCGCCTACGGATTGTCGTGGTCGACCCAGGTGATGGCCGAGCTGGCCCGGGTCGACCCGGCCGGCGTCGACGCCGTCGTGCTCGACTCGTTCAGCGCGCCCGACCGCGACTTCGCCGCCACCGCGTACGAGGGCCTGGAACTGTCGCTGGACCGGCTCGGCGAGCGCTCCGGCGGCGACTTCCCGGACCCGTACGCCGACCTCCTCGCCGCGGCCGACCGGCTGGACGCCGACCCGGTCGAGGTCGAGGGGCACAACCCGGTCACCGCGCAGCCGCGGACGTTCCGGCTGACCGGCGACGACCTCGTCACGTTCGTCCACGCCGCCCTGTACGACGTCGAGCTGCTGCCGGTGGTCCCGTACCTGCTGGACCGCCTCGCCGGCGGCCACACCGGCGCGCTGAGCACGCTGGTCGACGTCGGGGTCGAGGAGCTGACCGGCCACACACTCGGGCAGTACTGGGCCATGCAGTGCCAGGACGAGGTCGCCTACCGCCGCGCGGGGGCCGGGCGGGCGTCGCCGCTGATCGAGTGGCTGGTCGCCGACGAAGTGGTCTGCGCGGAGCTCGGGCTGGCTTCGCCGCCGCTGCCGCCCGCGCCGGTGGCGTTCACCCAGCCGGCGCTGGTGCTGGCCGGCGCCGAGGACCCGGTGACGCCCGCGCCCGCCGCCGACGAGGCGTCGGCCGGACTGGCGGACCGCCGGTTCCTCGAGTTCGCCGGCGTCGGCCACGCCGTGCTGCTCAACAGCGCGTGCGGCCGCGAGACGATCGTCGCCTGGCTGGCCGACCCCGGCCGCGACGTCGCGGACCTGTGCGACCGCGCGACGCCCGCGTACGCCGTCGTCGGCGCCGGCGACCTGCACCCGACGACGCGCGTCGCCCAGGCCGGGCTGGCCGCGGGCGACGGCGACTGGCTCGCGGTGGCGCTCCCGGCGGCGTTCGCGCTGCTCTGCGCGGGCTGGCTGGCCGCCTGGCTGGCCCCGGTCGTCATGGGACGCGGCCGCGGGCGGGGCGCCCTGGTCGCCGGGGTGGCGCCGCTCGCCGGGACGGTGTTCCTGCTCGCCGCCGGTGGGGTGCTCTGGTCGGCCGCGAGCACGCTGCCCACCCGGCTGGTGGTGGGCGTGCCACCCGCGCTCCCGTGGCTGGGCCTGCTGCTGCTGGCCGGACCGGTGGGCGTCGCGCTCGGCCTGCGCCGGGCCTCGGTCCGCGGCCGGGTGCTGCTGGGGGCCGCCGGGCTGCTCTGGCTGGCGTTCGCCGCCTGGTTCGTCGTGATCGTGCTGCTGCCGAGCTGA